A stretch of DNA from Channa argus isolate prfri chromosome 7, Channa argus male v1.0, whole genome shotgun sequence:
AAAGGAAAAATCCACTTGTGGTACGTGGCGGACGCTACCGACCACCTGACTGCGAGGCGAGGCACCGAACAGCCATCATCATTCCCCACAGACAGCGAGAACACCACCTTAAGTTCCTTCTCTATTACCTACACCCTTTTCTGCAACGACAACAGCTGAATTATGGAATTTATATAATTCATCaggtgaattttaaaaaattaaataaatgcagatttcacattttgtataaacagttttggttttttttgtttttttgaggaGTATTTACAGCTGACatcttatttgtttgctctgtGTGCACAGTAAATGCTTAAGTTGGTGTCTACTATACTTGTGCCCTCTACTGTGCTGACACTCAATGTGCACGTTAGAGGTTGAGGAGGCTCAAGTGGCTTAGGTTTAATCCCCTTAGCTACTTGTaacatttcattcatatttactCCTCAGGAATTTATCTCTTTACACCTCTTGAAGTAGAATTACAATTGCACAGTCACATTGTTGGGTCTTGGTGATGGTATTCCATCTTTCCTCTTAGCAGATGCATCAAAATGAATCTAGTTAATTGATAAACAGTgcaacagtgtttgtttgttttattttttttttgtttgttttttgggatGAATCAGGGAATTAATATCTGAATAATGCATAATAACAATATAATGCAAAATTAACATTGTGGTATGGGAGggtgaaaatgtataaaattaaatttgataCCATTTTGTTGAGTAAACAAActctgcaaatattttaaaatgctacataaaaataaatggttttcaattggatttctaaacatggctttcTGTTAATGATCAACACCTTTATGTAGTTCAATGgtctcttcctgtttttgaAGGTCTATTGGTTATTGGATATTAGCTACTTAGTGTTTCAGTAAGTACaaatttttttacagttaaatgGAATGATTCCAGAAAAGTGATGTGGCATTTGCTGTAGAGAAAAGGATCCATACAATTCAATACATACACTTGCAGTTATTAGTACTAATTCATTGTGTAATGTAGTCAATGTACAGAAGGTGGCTGAACATGCGAGAAATGACAATTTTCGGCAGGTATGCTACACTTGAATTATATGAAAAATGACATTCCAgactataaaaacacaatgaattAATACTTGCAATGTTGCTGAATGTAGCAACTCTTCTCTGTAAgttcatgtgtctgtgtttattccACAGGCTGGCAACTACACTTTTAACCGAGCAAAGCTGATGAACGTTGGTTTCCGGGAAGCTATGAGAGAAGAGGACTGGGACTGTCTCTTCTTCCATGATGTGGACCTTATTCCGGAAGACGATCGCAACACGTACATCTGTGACTCTAACCCTAAGCACGCAGCCATCGCTATGGACAAGTTTGGCTACAAGTATGTCTTCTTGCCTCTGAATGTTGGGTTAGACCCATAGCAAATCCTGCGCttaacttttatttgtatttttttatcattattgcTCTCTAGGCTCCCATATAAAATGTACTTTGGGGGAGTTTCAGCTCTGACACCACTACACTACCTCAAAATGAATGGCTTTCCCAACAACTACTGGGGCTGGGGTGGAGAGGATGATGATATTGGAGTCAGGTGagaatatttttgcttttttctagATCTAAGCTCTGCTTTATTGTTGACAAAGCTTGATTCTGGTGAAAAAGTTGCTTATATGACATTGATATTAAAACCATAGTCACGGTATTCACTAttctataaaaatgtacaagttATGTAGCAGGGGCACAGAGTAGCACTAAAACGGAACATCGGACCGTGGTAATGTTGCATGCAGCCATTACTTATGTCATGCTGTTGATAATCCTCCTCCAACTCAGTAAAAAATTTCTGTTTAGGTTATTTTGGTTTGTGTtctctttaaaaacataaagagTTGTGTGTCCAGTGAAATACCAATTTGTTTTCGTCTTCTCAGGGTGTCTTTGGCGGGAATGTATATCACTCGTCCATCACTGAAAGTTGGCCGTTACAAGATGATTAAACATAAGCTGGACAAAGGCAATGATGTGAATCCAAAAAGGTACAGCAAGCAAGTTGTATTGGGACATTGTATTCAGAGAAGCCTGAAATTTATTGAGGTTAAGATGACAAACTCTACACTGCTGAAGCTTAAATTGAAACACTAGAAATGGTCATTATTGGctatatttagtttttactgcACAGGGAAACAGTACACAGGCTCCATTATTTACCTCTTGgtctctgttgtgtttttcaagATTCAACATGCTGGCCAAAACACGCCAGACCTGGAAACTGGACGGAATGAACACGGTGGGGTACGAGATAATCTCACGGCAATACTTGCCGCTCTACACCAACATCACTGTCAACATTGGCACTGAGGCCGGTTTACATCCACGTCCCCAAACACCTCCACCTCCTGCCAAAGCTGCGGTCATATCTGCAGCTAACATCCCAGCACGAGGGCCATCTGGATCTTctaccaaacaaaaaaaggaccGCTCAGAGAAATAGTTCACCATAAAATGCCCCTAAGCAGGATTCACTCTGATATCACTTACTGCAGGTGCAATCCTATTAGTAGATGCTGTACGGTGGCATTTATTTCTCCTCGGTGGCCAGGAGATTTTTTTGCTTGTTCTTTTCAGCTCTTTGTGGAGGATTTAGTTTGAAGAGAATCAACATTGTACTGCCTGCATTCGTGCAATTGATTGAAAGACCAGATTTATGAACTCTACAGATTCTATTAACTACAGAAAGAATTTCTCAACCCGTAGGCAATGACTCTACACTTTGGTTCCTACAGTCCTGTCACATCACTTGATTATTTCTTCCAAGGGAGTCACGtcgagagagacagggagagggtAAAAGTAGGACtcttaagttttttatttttttttatatattttttatttatatatatatatatatatatatatatatatatatatatatatatataaaaataaaaataaaaataaacttacacacacacacagcactgtggTGACTGGATAAACCTTATGATGCCTTAGaatcttatttgtttttgtcttttcattaatACTTTGTTTAGAATAGTTGATTTAATGAAGCAGTAGCTGCGTTTTTGCAGCAGTGACACTGTTCCACAACAGACTTGATGGATTTTTCTAAAGCCAATGAAATATCGTGAAGGAGTGTGTGAAGCTGTGACAGTAAGTAGTGAATGAAGGAACTTGTAACACTGCTACTACTAGTATTGCTTTTGACATAACGGTGCACATATCCTATCTGTCTGCAAATGGCTGGGACTGCTTTGAAAAAGCTATTTCACATTAGCCTGTGTATCAAGAGATGGTCCAAAGATTTCTAATCTTTTCATGGCTTTGGATGCTTTACCTATAAGAGTTGCCTCTTGACAAATGGAGTGAAATTAACTGTGGGTATAAGAACAAAATGAAACCGTTTGAGTTCCATACACAAAGGCCAATGTACAGTCCCTCTGTGCATTCACTTTGCCTATCAAATCATGTTCGTGTTTTTTAACATATCCATTATTTACataacttgttttctttctttcagtatgagtgtgtgagaggCCGCgagtgaggaggagaaggggggtGTATTTGCCTTTTATCTAACAAAGCATTTGTTGGTGACATTCAGTAATCTGCATTCAGATAAGCTTGTAATTCACATCAAAATGGAGtcctgtttttatatttatatgtaaacacactcactggccactttattaagtacTAATctagtacagcagctctgccatgaattctacttttacagtgttataatttggCCACCTCTTTAATTTAAACAGGGGGGCCGGAACATTGAAACCACCTCTTCCTTTGATGCATTTCAATACTCCATTAACTACTATGACctcagagagtagaattatcacctgtcACAGTTTCAACTtataattttgtaaaagtagaattcatgacagagctgctgtattggactgCATTAGATTGTGTAGGTAATAAAGTGtccagtgtgtgtatttgactgATGTTTTCATGTACATTTGCCCCCCACCTCAATAGTGCCAACTAGCTCCATTAAAACTTTATATGCAGTTAATATCatgtacattatattttaacattttgcctGTTCTATATCTTCACAAAACCTTTAAGAACTGACCCAGAAAAAGCTTGTCCTCCTGCTCAGTTTGCCGTAGCCAAACATGATAGTCCAGTAGCTTTAGCCCAAAGCACAACATCGACCTATCTGGGATTGCGGTTAATGGTGTCATCGCCTATGACTTCAGCATTGACCCAGTGTCCCTACAATGTGACCCAGCAAACCAGTTCGTCATTACAAAGTTGTGACAAACACACGCCATGTCCTTCCTCCTTAACAGTGCTCTTATTGCTGCATGCTGACTCTCTGCCCTCCTCAGAGACAGATTTGCTTGTTTACATAGGGGGCAAAAAAGTTTGTTTAGTGAGTGTGGTTGTACTGACAGGAAAAGAGGCTAGACCAAAGATGAATGAATGgttatgattatttaaaaaaaaaaaaaaaaaagtgtgtgtgtactaaATATACTCCATAAATTGTTAAAACCTTCTGTAATGCTGTATCATATCTTAATGGACAGGCGTGTTTCTTTTTAGCAATATTTGTAGCCACTTGGTTCAGTGGAAAAACaccatattttcatattttttctttttttttcaccaaatcTGTGTAACATTTTCTGACTTTGTGttatagtatttgtttttttttctgctagtGTTGATGACACAAACTCTAAAATACAATTCTAATGTGAATTCATACTGAACTAAATGCTAGCTTTTCAACATTTGgataatatgtttgtttgtttttatagcaAGACTAATTTATGCACGGCAAACAATTAGTAAGGCCTTGGGAATGTATTCAACACAATATGGACATCGGTTCTCACCTTGAAAAAGGAAGCATGCTGAACTGTCTCTACTGAAAACTGTCTTGTTGTGACATTGTAAATGCAAGTTTCATCTGCTATGTGCAGTGCTGctcactgtaaaaaaacaaaaaaaaaaaaaaaatgaatctttGAGCAGAATGTGCTGCACACAGGAAGCATTGTGTGTCTTTATCCTTTACTTGACCTagtttgttcatttaattttttttttatatgtaagCCACTTTATGTTTGCTTCCATTTGACTCCATTCTGATGTGGATAAGTTGTGCAATCATAGAAAGCAGTTATCACAGGGTAGTACTGAAGCAACTAAGGGCAATGTGACTTTGTGACGTAGTCTGCTCTCTATATGAAATCTGCACAGTCCAGAGTGGCCTTGAATTCATTATTAAagtgattaataaaaataagaaataattctgtaattgtgtttttttttattttaagttgtcTAATTTCCAAGCACACTTTAGAAATTtcttcaacaaaacaaaattccGATTTTCACACTGCTGCAAGAACTCGAATAGGTGAGTAGTTTCATGAATGGTCCACATATACTCCATAGATTTTGCTGCatctaaaaatgaaatttaaccttcactgtttttttttttgttttgttttttttttaacatgctttACGGTTGACACTTGTCTTCCGAATTGATTGAGTTTGTTATTCAGAAACGGTCTCAGAAGCGCAGTCCGTTTAATAATGTTGGCATTCACAGTCAACCTATTTCAAATTAAGCTTTTCATGTGTTCAGAGGATCctatatttctgctttttgtgtttgttgctgttaCTCTGAAGCTCTTGGTGAAGTCTGTCCCGGAAAGTTGCAGAattactattaataataattcaaatttcGCCCGTACATAAAGGCGTTTAGATCTTTCTGAGCTTCAGCCTAATGCACAGTAGAGGGCGCTCCATGACCACCAGCCTGTCTCAGGGCTGTATCTGCGGCTGCACTGCAAAAATTAATAATGACCCTTTCCATCAGTGGAAGGCAGCACTGCTGTCTCaaagaaggtccccagtttgaatgCGCTGCGGCCTTTATGTGTGGATTTGTAATGTTCTGGTTTCccctcacagtccaaagacttgcACCTTAGGTTATTAGTGACTGTAAACTGCCTCTAGgtgtcagtgtgaatgtgaacggttgtctgtctgtggtctCCCTGATCTGTCCCCTACCACTCGCCCAGTCACTCTGAACAGGATAactggttaagataatggatggatgtatttCCATCAATGTTAGCACAGAATGCTTtgagaaataagaaaaagaaacttatAACTATTAAATTATTGTCACATTTGCTGAATATTTTGCTTCTGTTGTGTGGAAAGCTTCAGACTATAAATGACTTAGCACAAGCACCAAATTAAGTTTTAACACATGAAAAACCATTTATTTcctcaaaataaaatactttgctTGCAATAATTATAAGATTTCCCCCCTTATTAAAACCTTTAATCTACATGAAAACAAACGTGTGTACTGCATGGAAGATGTATCtgtcatatacagtatgtaacataTTGATGCTTCTCTAACATTTGCAGCTTTTATTCATGCTTCAAACAATGTGTTATA
This window harbors:
- the si:dkey-199f5.8 gene encoding beta-1,4-galactosyltransferase 3, which encodes MFTIQSKWRYLFMFLGIQLVVMALLSREGYQKRVNYFIRIFRKPDTTSLQGRNHTSASITGGDVYANLSTLPKAHSHEDGMPYCPKTSPFIGGPIHVSFPSGLTLAEVQRKNPLVVRGGRYRPPDCEARHRTAIIIPHRQREHHLKFLLYYLHPFLQRQQLNYGIYIIHQAGNYTFNRAKLMNVGFREAMREEDWDCLFFHDVDLIPEDDRNTYICDSNPKHAAIAMDKFGYKLPYKMYFGGVSALTPLHYLKMNGFPNNYWGWGGEDDDIGVRVSLAGMYITRPSLKVGRYKMIKHKLDKGNDVNPKRFNMLAKTRQTWKLDGMNTVGYEIISRQYLPLYTNITVNIGTEAGLHPRPQTPPPPAKAAVISAANIPARGPSGSSTKQKKDRSEK